A genomic segment from Agelaius phoeniceus isolate bAgePho1 chromosome 2, bAgePho1.hap1, whole genome shotgun sequence encodes:
- the AICDA gene encoding single-stranded DNA cytosine deaminase has translation MSKCKFSLVFSCSILMQRRLFLYNFRNLRKAKGRRETYLCYVVKRRDSATSCSLDFGYLRNQMGCHVEVLFLRYIAAWDLDPGRCYRITWFTSWSPCYDCAQHIASFLRSYPNLSLRIFMARLYFCEERKAEPEGLRRLHKAGAQIAIMTFKDYFYCWNTFVENREQAFKGWEGLHENSVHLARKLRRILLPLYEVDDLRDAFKILGL, from the exons ATGAG TAAATGTAAATTCTCTCTTGTCTTCTCCTGCAGCATCCTCATGCAAAGGAGACTCTTCCTCTACAACTTCAGGAACCTGCGCAAGGCCAAGGGCCGGCGTGAGACCTACCTGTGCTATGTGGTGAAGCGCCGGGACAGCgccacctcctgctccctggatTTTGGATACCTGCGCAACCAG ATGGGCTGCCACGTGGAGGTGCTCTTCCTGCGCTACATCGCAGCCTGGGACCTGGACCCGGGACGCTGCTACCGAATCACCTGGTTCacctcctggagcccctgctaCGACTGCGCCCAGCACATCGCCAGCTTCCTGCGCTCCTACCCCAACCTGAGCCTCCGCATCTTCATGGCCCGCCTCTACTTCTGCGAGGAGCGCAAGGCAGAGCCCGAGGGGCTGAGGCGCCTGCACAAGGCGGGGGCGCAGATCGCCATCATGACCTTCAAAG ATTACTTCTACTGCTGGAACACATTTGTGGAGAACAGGGAACAGGCATTCaaaggctgggaagggctgcatGAAAACTCTGTCCATCTTGCCAGGAAACTTCGACGAATCCTCCTG CCACTGTACGAAGTAGATGATTTACGAGATGCTTTTAAAATTCTGGGACTTTGA